The following proteins come from a genomic window of Trypanosoma brucei gambiense DAL972 chromosome 1, complete sequence:
- a CDS encoding anti-silencing protein ASF 1 like protein,putative, with amino-acid sequence MSIQPIVQLLEIELIGDNPSSYTQPMHWRMRLEALEALDDTISIAFVWVGSAASPNHDQVLDSFDVGPLAQGVTEFTMECDPPQVELVPTQEVLGVTILVISFQYREQEFLRVGYYTQVAYFDGRMNNCPPPVPQVELMGRFIAMPRPTVTVTPIAWNGGPSEGREALEPR; translated from the coding sequence ATGAGCATACAACCAATTGTACAACTTTTGGAGATAGAACTGATAGGGGACAATCCTTCTTCTTACACCCAACCAATGCACTGGCGGATGCGGTTAGAGGCTTTAGAAGCATTAGATGACACCATATCCATTGCTTTCGTGTGGGTCGGTAGTGCTGCATCACCAAACCATGATCAGGTACTCGATTCCTTTGATGTAGGACCTCTTGCGCAGGGGGTGACGGAATTCACAATGGAATGTGACCCACCGCAGGTGGAGTTGGTTCCTACGCAGGAAGTGTTAGGGGTTACAATTCTCGTAATATCTTTTCAGTACAGGGAGCAGGAGTTTCTGCGCGTCGGATACTACACGCAAGTCGCTTACTTCGATGGACGTATGAACAACTGCCCTCCGCCAGTACCTCAGGTGGAGCTGATGGGGCGATTTATTGCAATGCCGCGGCCGACCGTAACGGTGACACCCATCGCATGGAATGGAGGACCGAGTGAAGGAAGAGAGGCACTTGAACCCAGATGA
- a CDS encoding phosphate-repressible phosphate permease,putative, which yields MVHPYLWVIIVGGIVSFLTGCGVGMNDLANSFGTTYGSRVLNLWQIVILASICEFVGAVSLGSEVTSTISGGIANPMTFANEPYVLMYGMMCALSATFIWLLFATMMSLPVSSTHSIAGAIIGFALVYGGFGAVSFAKKIDEFPYVTGVAPIIASWFISPVFAGAVAASLYALLRLVVLRPANSVNRALFALPLIVGVTFFLESFFVLFKGADSHLHWGPAKASWVAALIGLGAASTSAACIPLLRRRVRLITERAERERAETGMNTAPEISGDAGAISENAAGVGAAVEGPVDTANRIVPPSSEPTSDSPTTEYQSKNMSRLSMTGVVDEALKFDVQIYDERVEYVFRYLQVFTAACASFAHGANDVSNAIAPFSAMYSIYINQQVVEENDVPLWILVLGGAGLVVGLATLGVRIMRLLGERITKITPSRGFSAELSAALVVSLCSAFGIPVSSTHCITGAVVAISIMDCGFRKVRWMMVGKMYLGWIFTLLITAAISALLFAQGIYAPSLTSQ from the coding sequence ATGGTGCATCCATACTTATGGGTCATTATTGTCGGTGGGATCGTTTCGTTCCTCACCGGCTGTGGTGTTGGTATGAATGACCTCGCGAATTCCTTTGGTACAACGTATGGCTCGCGAGTACTCAACCTGTGGCAAATTGTTATACTCGCCTCCATCTGTGAGTTTGTGGGTGCCGTTTCTCTTGGGTCTGAAGTAACCTCAACAATATCAGGCGGTATTGCGAATCCAATGACATTTGCAAATGAACCATATGTGCTGATGTACGGTATGATGTGCGCATTGAGTGCAACCTTCATTTGGTTGTTATTCGCCACCATGATGAGCCTTCCCGTGTCTTCAACTCATAGCATTGCGGGTGCTATAATTGGCTTTGCGCTTGTGTACGGTGGTTTTGGCGCTGTTTCCTTTGCTAAGAAGATCGATGAATTTCCGTATGTTACTGGCGTCGCCCCGATCATTGCGTCATGGTTCATTTCACCAGTGTTTGCTGGCGCAGTGGCTGCGTCGCTGTATGCATTGTTGCGGCTCGTTGTACTGCGCCCTGCCAACTCCGTGAACCGCGCTTTGTTTGCCCTTCCATTAATTGTCGGAGTGACATTTTTCCTGGAGTCATTCTTTGTGCTATTTAAGGGAGCGGACTCTCATCTACACTGGGGCCCTGCGAAGGCGTCATGGGTTGCTGCCCTCATTGGACTTGGGGCTGCCTCCACTTCTGCGGCTTGTATCCCACTTCTGAGACGCCGTGTGAGGTTGATAACTGAAAGAGCTGAGCGGGAAAGGGCTGAAACAGGGATGAATACCGCGCCGGAAATATCAGGAGATGCGGGTGCCATATCAGAGAATGCTGCTGGAGTGGGGGCAGCGGTGGAAGGTCCTGTTGATACTGCGAATCGCATAGTCCCACCATCGAGCGAGCCAACCAGCGACTCTCCAACAACTGAGTACCAATCGAAAAATATGAGTCGACTAAGTATGACAGGTGTCGTTGATGAAGCATTGAAATTTGATGTGCAAATATATGATGAACGTGTGGAGTATGTGTTTCGTTACCTTCAGGTATTTACGGCTGCTTGTGCATCCTTCGCACATGGTGCCAACGATGTGAGTAACGCCATTGCCCCATTTTCCGCCATGTACTCCATTTATATCAACCAACAAGTGGTAGAAGAGAACGATGTACCATTATGGATATTGGTTCTTGGTGGAGCTGGGTTAGTGGTTGGTCTCGCGACGTTGGGTGTTAGAATCATGCGGTTGCTTGGGGAACGCATTACGAAGATTACTCCTAGCCGTGGGTTTTCAGCAGAACTTTCCGCTGCTCTTGTCGTGTCACTGTGTTCCGCCTTCGGTATTCCCGTCTCTTCAACACACTGCATCACAGGTGCTGTTGTGGCTATCAGTATTATGGATTGTGGATTCCGCAAGGTGCGATGGATGATGGTTGGGAAAATGTACCTCGGATGGATATTCACTCTTTTGATAACGGCTGCTATATCTGCGTTACTCTTTGCACAAGGTATATATGCCCCGAGTCTCACCTCGCAGTAA